From the Falco biarmicus isolate bFalBia1 chromosome 19, bFalBia1.pri, whole genome shotgun sequence genome, one window contains:
- the LOC130141330 gene encoding keratin, type II cytoskeletal 6A-like has translation MSRISFRSSTGGGMRGFSSGSAIVGGGGGTRSSFSSVSVSRVGGGRAGGGGGFGAGGGFGSRSLYNLGGSKRISYSSVGGGLRSGAGGGYGFGGGAGFGLGYGSGAGAGFGLGGAGGGGGYGLGSGFGLGGPGFGGRGGPGFPVCPPGGIHEVTVNQSLLAPLKLDIDPEIQKVRTQEREQIKTLNNKFASFIDKVRFLEQQNKVLETKWSLLQEQGHTVTRKSLEPLFEAYINNLRRQLDSLMGERGRLDSELRNMQDMVEDFKNKYEDEINRRTGAENEFVVLKKDVDGAYMNKVELQAKADALADEINFLRALYEAELSQMQQQVSDTSVVLSMDNNRNLDLNSIIAEVKAQYEDIANRSRAEAEAWYQNKYEELQVSAGRHGDDLRNTKIEISEINRMVQRLRNEIESVKKQCANLQAAIAEAEERGEMALKDAKAKLAELEDALQKAKADLARQLREYQELMNVKLALDIEIATYRKLLEGEESRLAGEGVGAVSVSVVSSSSGMGYGGGSSLGMGGGLGMGGGGYSMSSSGGGFGGGSGGFGGGLSYGGGSTFSSGSSRGVSSSTGGSVRIISKTTTSKKTTR, from the exons ATGAGTCGGATCTCTTTCAGATCATCTACTGGAGGGGGCATGAGGGGCTTTAGCTCAGGCTCTGCTATCGTAGGAGGTGGCGGTGGTACCAGAAGCAGTTTTAGCTCCGTCTCTGTCTCCAGAGTTGGAGGAGGAAGAGCCGGAGGTGGAGGCGGCTTTGGAGCTGGTGGTGGCTTCGGCAGCAGAAGTCTCTATAACCTAGGAGGAAGCAAAAGAATTTCCTACAGCTCGGTCGGTGGAGGTCTACGGAGCGGAGCTGGTGGCGGATACGGTTTTGGTGGAGGAGCTGGCTTTGGTCTTGGCTATGGTAGTGGAGCTGGCGCTGGTTTTGGCTTAGGaggagctggtggtggtggcggcTATGGGCTGGGCAGTGGATTTGGGCTGGGAGGTCCCGGATTTGGTGGTCGAGGTGGCCCCGGGTTCCCTGTTTGCCCACCCGGTGGCATCCACGAAGTGACTGTCAACCAGAGCCTCCTGGCACCCCTCAAGCTGGATATTGACCCAGAAATCCAGAAGGTGCGAACACAGGAGCGGGAGCAGATCAAGACCCTGAACAACAAATTTGCCTCCTTCATCGACAAG GTGCGCTTTTTGGAGCAGCAGAACAAAGTGCTGGAGACCAAGTGGAGCCTCCTGCAAGAGCAAGGTCACACCGTCACCAGGAAGTCCCTTGAGCCCCTTTTCGAAGCCTACATCAACAACCTCCGGCGGCAGCTGGACAGTCTTATGGGAGAGAGGGGCCGGTTGGACTCTGAACTGAGGAACATGCAGGACATGGTGGAAGACTTTAAGAACAA ATATGAAGATGAGATCAACCGGCGCACTGGTGCAGAGAACGAGTTTGTGGTCCTCAAGAAG gaTGTGGATGGTGCTTACATGAACAAGGTCGAGCTGCAGGCCAAAGCAGATGCGCTGGCAGATGAAATTAACTTCCTGAGAGCTCTCTACGAGGCG GAATTGTCCCAGATGCAGCAGCAGGTATCCGACACCTCCGTAGTCCTGTCCATGGACAATAACCGTAACTTGGACCTCAACAGCATCATCGCCGAGGTCAAAGCGCAGTACGAGGACATTGCCAACCGGAGCCGGGCAGAGGCTGAGGCTTGGTACCAGAACAAG TACGAGGAGCTCCAGGTCTCTGCTGGGCGACATGGTGACGACCTGCGTAACACCAAGATAGAAATTTCAGAGATCAACCGGATGGTCCAGAGGCTGCGGAACGAGATTGAGAGCGTGAAGAAACAG TGTGCCAACCTCCAAGCTGCCATCGCCGAGGCGGAGGAGCGTGGGGAGATGGCCCTCAAGGATGCCAAGGCCAAACTCGCTGAGCTGGAGGATGCTCTGCAGAAAGCCAAGGCTGACCTGGCCCGGCAGCTGCGCGAGTACCAGGAGCTGATGAACGTCAAGCTGGCTCTGGACATCGAGATCGCGACCTACAGGAAGCTGCTGGAGGGCGAGGAGAGCAG GCTTGCTGGAGAGGGAGTTGGAGCCGTGAGCGTCT ctGTGGTCAGCAGCTCCAGTGGGATGGGCTACGGCGGTGGCAGCTCCCTGGGCATGGGTGGAGGTCTCGGCATGGGAGGCGGCGGATACAGCATGAGCAGCAGCGGTGGCGGCTTCGGAGGCGGGAGTGGAGGGTTCGGCGGGGGGCTCAGCTACGGTGGAGGCAGCACCTTCAGCTCCGGGAGCAGCCGAGGTGTCAGCTCCAGCACGGGAGGCAGCGTGAGGATCATTTCCAAGACCACCACTAGCAAAAAGACCACCAGATAA
- the LOC130141329 gene encoding keratin, type II cytoskeletal 5-like → MSRQSTVRIQRGRSGFSAASAIVPNTCRTSFSSCSVTRVGSANAGSGFARVGGGFGSKSLYNVGGCKRISVAGRGGSFYGSAGFGGGAGSVYGGGFGVPANLGYGYGAFGGGMGGPGFPAGGIHEVSVNQSLLKPLNLEIDPSIQRIRKEEKEQIKTLNNKFASFIDKVRFLEQQNKVLETKWSLLQEQGMKTVRNNLEPLFETYINNLRMQLNSLLNDKGRLEGELVNTQYLVEDFKKKYEDEINRRTVAENEFVTLKKDVDAAYMNKVELQAKVDALTEEINFLRALYEAELSQMQTQISDTSVVLTMDNNRNLDLDSIISEVKAQYEDIANRSRAEAESWYQTKYEELQATAGRHGDDLRNTKQEISELNRHVQRLRSEIDSVKKQCANLKAAIADAEERGELALKDAKAKLAELEDALQQAKADLARQLREYQELMNVKLALDIEIATYRKLLEGEECRLAGDGIPVNISVTRTTVGTGYGGGSNLSMGGGICSMGNSFSCGSGPGVSSTTLGGGSSSSVKFVSTSSTRRSYRS, encoded by the exons ATGTCTCGCCAGTCCACCGTGAGGATTCAGAGGGGAAGAAGTGGCTTCAGCGCTGCTTCGGCCATCGTCCCAAACACCTGCCGCACCAGCTTCAGCTCATGCTCTGTCACCCGGGTTGGAAGCGCCAATGCCGGCAGTGGGTTTGCTAGGGTTGGCGGTGGCTTTGGAAGCAAAAGCCTCTACAATGTTGGTGGATGCAAGAGGATCTCTGTGGCTGGAAGGGGTGGTAGCTTCTATGGATCTGCAGGTTTTGGTGGTGGCGCTGGTAGCGTGTATGGTGGTGGCTTTGGCGTGCCAGCTAACCTTGGCTATGGATATGGTGCATTTGGTGGTGGCATGGGTGGCCCTGGATTCCCAGCTGGGGGCATCCACGAAGTCTCCGTCAACCAGAGCCTTCTGAAACCTCTCAACCTGGAGATTGACCCCAGCATCCAAAGGATCcgaaaggaggagaaggaacaaATCAAAACCCTCAACAACAAATTTGCCTCCTTCATTGACAAG GTCCGATTCCTTGAGCAGCAAAATAAAGTGCTGGAAACCAAGTGGAGCCTGCTTCAGGAGCAGGGCATGAAAACAGTTAGGAACAACTTGGAGCCGCTTTTTGAGACTTACATCAACAACCTGAGGATGCAACTGAACAGTTTGCTGAACGACAAGGGAAGGCTGGAGGGAGAGCTCGTCAACACGCAGTACCTGGTGGAGGATTTCAAGAAGAA GTATGAAGATGAAATCAACAGGCGTACCGTTGCAGAGAATGAATTCGTGACACTCAAGAAG GATGTAGATGCTGCCTACATGAACAAGGTGGAACTACAAGCCAAGGTAGATGCGCtgactgaagaaattaatttcctgagAGCCCTCTACGAAGCA GAGCTGTCTCAGATGCAGACCCAGATCTCCGACACCTCTGTTGTCCTGACCATGGACAACAACCGAAACCTGGACCTGGACAGCATCATCTCAGAGGTCAAAGCGCAGTACGAGGACATTGCCAACAGAAGCCGGGCAGAAGCAGAGTCCTGGTACCAAACCAAG TACGAAGAGCTGCAGGCTACAGCAGGCAGGCACGGGGACGACCTCCGGAACACTAAGCAGGAGATCTCCGAGCTCAACCGCCACGTCCAGCGGCTGCGGTCTGAAATTGACAGCGTGAAAAAACAG TGTGCAAACCTGAAAGCGGCCATCGCAGATGCTGAGGAGCGCGGGGAGCTGGCCCTCAAGGATGCCAAGGCCAAACTGGCTGAGCTGGAGGATGCTCTGCAACAGGCCAAGGCTGACCTGGCCCGGCAGCTGCGCGAGTACCAGGAGCTGATGAACGTCAAGCTGGCTCTGGACATTGAGATCGCGACCTACAGGAAGCTGCTGGAGGGCGAGGAGTGCAG GCTGGCTGGAGACGGCATCCCAGTGAATATCT CTGTGACCAGAACAACTGTGGGAACGGGATATGGAGGAGGAAGCAACCTCAGCATGGGAGGGGGAATCTGCAGCATGGGGAACAGCTTCAGCTGTGGAAGCGGTCCCGGGGTTAGCAGCACCACCCTCGGAGGCGGCAGCAGCTCCAGCGTGAAGTTTGTCTCAACCTCCTCCACCAGAAGAAGTTACAGAAGCTAA